A genomic segment from Janthinobacterium sp. 64 encodes:
- a CDS encoding PepSY-associated TM helix domain-containing protein, whose translation MNAVKVDKVVKTPQQGGLRQAMAWLHTWSGLWISWLLFAIFLTGTLAVFDDPIGHWMTPEHALEEAAHANDPPLPKVTDRGHRLELALDFMAKEHPKADMWEIWPVQRPGHGLSAYWFQPAGGYGSADLDPLTGAVIEHAREATQRETIGGHHFVDFHYELHAGRIGVWIVAITTMIMLVALVSGVITHKRIFKDFFTFRPAKGQRSWLDAHNAVAVLTLPFQFMIAYTGLAFFSDDYVPAPVVAQYGMDNPKKAFLADWNDVGKPVKTGQPLAIPALESFALRAEQAIGQDIRAVVLDNPNDASMRVCMYGWNEETDTMERISANTGRACYALATGEQVALRRPGESDTGGAGLTRAVMSNLHMVGFGGTPMRWLYFFCGLAGTAMMGTGAILFMVKRRQKSGGEFGVYTQRVYRVIACLNVATIAGLSIACVGFLWANRLIPVGIEHRAGWEVRAFFGVWFVMLVHACLRAEKRAWIEQLGLLAALCLLLPVLNVLSTGDNLVAQVARGDWESAGVELGSMAFGLLAAWGAWKVHKRKEKPVRKPAARENAAPTASLHITTEGQS comes from the coding sequence ATGAACGCCGTCAAGGTAGACAAAGTAGTCAAGACGCCACAACAGGGCGGCTTGCGCCAGGCCATGGCCTGGCTGCATACGTGGAGCGGGCTGTGGATTTCCTGGCTGCTGTTCGCCATTTTCCTGACCGGCACCCTGGCCGTCTTCGACGACCCGATCGGCCACTGGATGACGCCCGAACACGCGCTCGAAGAGGCGGCGCATGCCAACGATCCGCCGCTGCCGAAGGTCACGGACCGTGGGCACCGCCTGGAACTGGCGCTCGACTTCATGGCGAAAGAGCATCCGAAGGCGGACATGTGGGAAATCTGGCCGGTGCAGCGTCCCGGCCACGGCCTGTCCGCCTACTGGTTCCAGCCCGCCGGCGGCTATGGCTCGGCGGACCTCGATCCGCTGACGGGCGCCGTCATCGAACATGCGCGCGAGGCAACGCAGCGCGAGACCATCGGCGGCCACCATTTCGTCGATTTCCACTACGAGCTGCACGCGGGACGCATCGGCGTATGGATCGTCGCCATCACCACCATGATCATGCTGGTGGCGCTGGTGAGCGGCGTCATCACGCACAAGCGCATCTTCAAGGATTTCTTCACCTTCCGCCCGGCCAAGGGCCAGCGCTCGTGGCTTGACGCGCACAACGCGGTGGCCGTGCTGACCTTGCCGTTCCAGTTCATGATCGCCTACACGGGCCTGGCCTTCTTCAGCGACGACTATGTGCCTGCCCCCGTGGTGGCGCAATACGGCATGGACAATCCCAAGAAGGCCTTTTTGGCCGACTGGAACGATGTGGGTAAACCCGTGAAAACGGGCCAGCCGCTGGCCATTCCCGCGCTGGAATCGTTTGCGCTGCGCGCCGAACAGGCCATCGGCCAGGACATCCGCGCCGTGGTGCTGGACAACCCGAACGACGCGTCCATGCGCGTGTGCATGTACGGCTGGAATGAAGAGACGGATACGATGGAACGCATCAGCGCCAACACGGGCCGGGCCTGCTATGCGCTGGCCACGGGCGAGCAGGTCGCCTTGCGCCGGCCCGGCGAGTCCGATACGGGCGGCGCGGGCCTGACGCGCGCCGTCATGTCGAACCTGCACATGGTGGGCTTCGGCGGCACGCCCATGCGCTGGCTGTACTTCTTCTGCGGCCTGGCCGGCACGGCCATGATGGGCACGGGCGCGATCCTGTTCATGGTCAAGCGCCGCCAGAAGTCCGGCGGCGAGTTCGGCGTCTACACGCAGCGCGTGTACCGCGTCATCGCCTGCCTGAACGTGGCGACGATTGCCGGCCTGTCCATCGCCTGCGTCGGCTTCCTGTGGGCCAACCGGCTGATCCCCGTCGGCATCGAGCACCGGGCAGGCTGGGAAGTGCGCGCCTTCTTCGGCGTGTGGTTTGTGATGCTGGTGCATGCCTGCCTGCGCGCGGAAAAGCGCGCGTGGATCGAGCAACTGGGCTTGCTGGCGGCTCTGTGCCTGCTGCTGCCGGTGCTGAATGTCCTGAGCACGGGCGACAACCTGGTGGCGCAGGTCGCGCGCGGCGACTGGGAAAGCGCTGGCGTGGAACTGGGCAGCATGGCCTTCGGCCTGCTGGCCGCCTGGGGCGCGTGGAAAGTCCACAAGCGCAAGGAAAAGCCGGTCAGGAAGCCTGCGGCCAGGGAAAACGCTGCGCCCACGGCCAGCCTGCACATCACTACGGAAGGACAGTCATGA
- a CDS encoding FecR domain-containing protein — protein sequence MSTVAVPAAPAAISDAVQQQAAEWLTMLMSGEMDAAQQAAWQRWREADPEHERAWRHIEAVSQRFNGLHRSAAAQALAGTQQQAVNGKRRQLLAWLGVAAGGGLLAAQTDAWDGARALRADYRTATGERREVVLDDGSVLSLNTGSAVNVRFDDNRRLIELLAGEILVTSGHGAGSAAPLVVATREGLVRALGTRFVVRQQDGVSTVEVFESAVEIRPRDSAGAPLLLAAGRGVAFSRHAPDAPHAIDAYADAWSRGQLIVDDVTLGDFLADLARYRPGVIDCAPAVAQLRLSGVFPLADTQRILNMLPNSLPVQVRSRTRYWVTVEPAA from the coding sequence ATGAGCACGGTGGCAGTACCCGCGGCCCCGGCGGCCATCAGCGACGCGGTGCAGCAGCAGGCGGCCGAGTGGCTGACCATGCTGATGTCGGGCGAGATGGACGCGGCGCAGCAGGCCGCATGGCAGCGCTGGCGCGAGGCCGACCCGGAACACGAACGGGCCTGGCGGCATATCGAAGCCGTATCGCAGCGCTTCAACGGCTTGCACCGCAGTGCGGCCGCGCAGGCGCTGGCCGGCACGCAGCAGCAAGCCGTCAACGGCAAGCGGCGCCAGTTGCTGGCGTGGCTGGGCGTGGCGGCCGGCGGCGGCTTGCTGGCCGCACAGACGGATGCCTGGGATGGCGCGCGCGCCCTGCGCGCCGACTACCGCACGGCCACGGGCGAGCGGCGCGAGGTGGTGCTGGACGATGGCAGTGTGCTCAGCCTGAATACGGGATCGGCCGTGAACGTGCGTTTCGATGACAATCGCCGCCTGATCGAATTGCTGGCCGGCGAGATCCTCGTCACCAGCGGCCACGGTGCCGGCAGCGCCGCGCCGCTGGTGGTGGCCACGCGCGAAGGCCTGGTGCGCGCGCTGGGCACGCGCTTTGTCGTGCGCCAGCAGGATGGCGTCAGCACCGTGGAAGTGTTTGAAAGCGCCGTTGAAATCCGCCCGCGCGACAGCGCTGGCGCGCCCTTGCTGCTGGCGGCCGGGCGCGGCGTGGCGTTTTCCCGCCATGCGCCAGACGCGCCGCACGCCATCGATGCATATGCCGACGCCTGGTCGCGCGGGCAGCTGATCGTCGACGACGTGACCCTGGGCGACTTCCTGGCCGACCTGGCCCGCTACCGCCCGGGCGTGATCGACTGCGCACCGGCAGTGGCCCAGCTGCGCCTGTCGGGCGTGTTCCCGCTGGCCGATACCCAGCGCATCCTGAACATGCTGCCCAATTCCTTGCCGGTGCAGGTGCGTAGCCGCACGCGTTACTGGGTGACGGTGGAGCCGGCCGCGTAG
- a CDS encoding sigma-70 family RNA polymerase sigma factor encodes MSAADFAQQQHLHALYSSHHGWLQGWLRHKLGNAGEAADLAQDTFVSVLSNGTAPQIREARPFLATIARRLVAHRYRRQVLEDAYLQALACLPPEAAPAPEERLLALEALQEIDAALDGLPAPVRTAFLLAQLEGLSYAEIAARLNVSASSVKQYLTRANRQVFFSLPA; translated from the coding sequence ATGTCGGCCGCCGATTTTGCCCAGCAACAACACCTGCACGCGCTCTACAGCAGCCATCACGGCTGGCTGCAGGGCTGGCTGCGGCATAAGCTGGGCAATGCGGGCGAAGCGGCGGACCTGGCGCAAGACACCTTTGTCAGTGTGCTGAGTAATGGCACGGCGCCGCAGATCCGCGAGGCGCGGCCGTTTCTCGCCACCATCGCGCGGCGCCTGGTGGCGCACCGCTACCGCCGGCAAGTGCTGGAAGACGCGTATCTGCAGGCGCTCGCTTGCCTGCCGCCCGAGGCGGCGCCCGCGCCGGAAGAACGGCTGCTGGCACTCGAAGCGCTGCAGGAAATCGATGCCGCCCTCGATGGCTTGCCAGCGCCCGTGCGCACGGCGTTCTTGCTGGCGCAACTCGAAGGCCTCAGCTATGCGGAGATCGCCGCGCGCCTGAACGTGTCGGCCAGCTCGGTCAAGCAGTACCTGACGCGTGCCAATCGCCAGGTGTTTTTCTCGCTGCCGGCATGA
- the ffh gene encoding signal recognition particle protein produces the protein MLDNLTQRLAKVVKTMRGEARLTEANTADMLREVRLALLEADVALPAVREFIAKVKEKAMGEDVISSLTPGQALVGVVQRELAALMGADLGPEASQISFAQQPPAIILMAGLQGVGKTTTVGKLAKYLKEEKKKKVLTVSADVYRPAAIAQLQSVTAQVGADFFPSASTDKPVDIALAALDWAKKHYHDVLIIDTAGRLGIDEEMMREIAAVHGAVKPIETLFVVDAMLGQDAINTAKAFNDALPLTGIVLTKLDGDARGGAALSVRHITGKPIKFAGVSEKLDGLEAFDPTRMANRILGMGDILALVEEARKGVDSKAAADLAQKIKVGGKFDMNDFKAQLGQMKKMGGMANLMDKLPAQFQQAAGGKNMDQADKQVRRMCGIIDSMTPQERAKPELIKATRKRRIAAGAGVQVQEVNRMLTQFEQMQTMMKKLSGGGMMKMMRSMKGMMPGMR, from the coding sequence ATGCTAGATAATCTCACCCAACGGCTTGCCAAAGTCGTCAAGACCATGCGCGGCGAGGCGCGCCTGACCGAAGCGAACACCGCCGACATGCTGCGCGAAGTGCGCCTGGCGCTGCTCGAAGCCGACGTCGCCCTGCCCGCCGTGCGCGAATTCATCGCCAAAGTCAAAGAAAAAGCCATGGGCGAGGATGTCATTTCCTCGCTCACGCCAGGCCAGGCCCTGGTCGGCGTGGTGCAGCGCGAGCTGGCTGCCCTGATGGGCGCCGACCTGGGACCCGAAGCGTCGCAGATCAGCTTTGCGCAGCAGCCGCCCGCCATCATCCTGATGGCCGGTTTGCAAGGTGTGGGCAAGACCACCACCGTCGGCAAGCTGGCGAAGTACCTGAAGGAAGAAAAGAAGAAGAAAGTACTGACCGTTTCGGCCGACGTGTACCGCCCTGCCGCAATCGCCCAGCTGCAATCGGTTACCGCCCAGGTGGGCGCCGACTTCTTCCCGTCCGCCAGCACCGACAAACCGGTCGATATCGCCCTGGCCGCGCTGGACTGGGCGAAAAAGCATTACCACGACGTGCTGATCATCGATACGGCAGGCCGCCTCGGTATCGACGAAGAGATGATGCGCGAAATCGCCGCCGTCCACGGCGCCGTGAAACCGATCGAAACCCTGTTTGTCGTCGACGCCATGCTGGGCCAGGACGCCATCAACACGGCCAAGGCCTTCAACGATGCGCTGCCGCTGACCGGTATCGTGCTGACCAAGCTCGATGGCGATGCGCGCGGCGGTGCGGCCCTGTCCGTGCGCCACATCACGGGCAAACCGATCAAGTTTGCCGGTGTCTCGGAAAAACTCGACGGCCTGGAAGCGTTCGACCCGACCCGCATGGCCAACCGCATCCTGGGCATGGGCGACATCCTCGCGCTGGTGGAAGAAGCGCGCAAGGGCGTCGACAGCAAGGCGGCGGCCGACCTGGCGCAAAAGATCAAGGTCGGCGGCAAGTTCGACATGAACGACTTCAAGGCGCAACTGGGCCAGATGAAGAAAATGGGCGGCATGGCCAACCTGATGGACAAGCTGCCGGCCCAGTTCCAGCAGGCGGCAGGCGGCAAGAACATGGATCAAGCCGATAAGCAGGTGCGCCGCATGTGCGGCATCATCGACTCGATGACGCCGCAGGAGCGCGCCAAGCCTGAACTGATCAAGGCCACGCGCAAGCGCCGCATCGCCGCCGGCGCCGGCGTGCAAGTGCAGGAAGTGAACCGCATGCTGACGCAATTCGAGCAAATGCAGACGATGATGAAGAAATTGTCGGGCGGCGGGATGATGAAGATGATGCGATCCATGAAGGGCATGATGCCTGGGATGAGGTAA
- a CDS encoding SWIB/MDM2 domain-containing protein, whose product MATAKKTPVAAPAKAAAAKPAAAKKAAPAAKAAAKPAAVKKAAAPATPRKPNAAFMKAMTPSKELAAVVGAAPLPRTEVTKKVWDYIKKLDLQDPANRRMINADDKLKAVFGGKAQVSMFEMTKLISDHLK is encoded by the coding sequence ATGGCAACAGCCAAAAAAACCCCAGTAGCAGCGCCAGCCAAAGCAGCAGCAGCCAAGCCTGCAGCCGCAAAAAAAGCAGCACCCGCAGCCAAAGCAGCAGCTAAACCAGCAGCGGTGAAGAAAGCGGCAGCACCGGCAACACCACGCAAGCCAAACGCAGCATTCATGAAAGCAATGACGCCATCGAAAGAGTTGGCCGCCGTTGTTGGCGCAGCACCACTGCCGCGCACTGAAGTGACCAAAAAGGTATGGGATTACATCAAAAAACTCGATCTGCAAGATCCGGCCAACCGCCGCATGATCAATGCGGACGACAAGCTGAAAGCAGTTTTCGGCGGCAAAGCCCAAGTCTCCATGTTTGAAATGACGAAACTGATCTCCGATCATTTGAAATAA
- a CDS encoding lytic transglycosylase domain-containing protein, with protein sequence MKRLSVSKTAGALALAACLACVSPAQAGNQKEEALADSVRLALSHAIRDERPPQPKFATPVDLQRYQQWLAQMSSRLQRKLPDAQLRTEFLETVWYEARRAGLEPALVLGLIQVESSYRKYAVSLAGARGYMQVMPFWTGVIGDHDRSKLFHMQTNLRYGCAILRMYLDMERGDLYLALGRYNGSRGRAEYPNAVRAAWRQWEFK encoded by the coding sequence GTGAAGCGTTTATCTGTAAGCAAGACGGCTGGCGCGCTCGCGCTGGCCGCCTGCCTGGCCTGCGTCTCTCCGGCGCAGGCCGGCAACCAGAAGGAGGAGGCGCTGGCCGACTCCGTCCGTCTGGCCCTGTCGCACGCGATCCGCGACGAACGCCCGCCGCAACCCAAATTTGCCACCCCCGTCGACTTGCAGCGCTACCAGCAATGGCTGGCGCAGATGTCGTCGCGCCTGCAGCGCAAGCTGCCGGACGCCCAGCTGCGCACGGAGTTTCTGGAAACGGTATGGTATGAAGCGCGCCGCGCGGGGCTGGAACCTGCCCTGGTGCTGGGACTGATCCAGGTGGAGTCAAGCTACCGCAAATATGCCGTCTCGCTGGCTGGCGCGCGCGGCTACATGCAGGTGATGCCGTTCTGGACGGGTGTCATCGGCGACCATGACCGCAGCAAGCTGTTTCACATGCAGACGAATCTGCGCTACGGCTGCGCGATCTTGCGCATGTACCTGGATATGGAGCGCGGGGATTTGTACCTGGCGCTGGGGCGGTATAACGGCAGCCGGGGGCGGGCCGAGTATCCGAATGCGGTGCGGGCGGCTTGGCGGCAGTGGGAATTCAAATGA
- a CDS encoding proline--tRNA ligase: MRASRFFISTLKDAPSDAEIVSHQLMMRAGMIKRLGSGIYTYMPMGLRVIRKVEAIIRDEMNKAAGIELLMPLVQPAELWQETGRWTKMGDELMRVKDRHGREYAIQPTSEEVITDVVRTEIKSYRQLPLNFYHIQTKFRDERRPRFGLMRGREFTMKDAYSFDRDLAGMQASYKVMFDAYTRIFTRFGLKFRAVAADNGAIGGSGSHEFHVIAHTGEDALVYCPTSDYAANMEAAEALPPAGERPAAAQALTKTATPDTVKCETVAALLGIELSRTVKTIALTVDTTDKDDKVTQQHFMLLLRGDHELNEIKVGKVAGLAGHRFSTEAEILEVYGTIPGYLGPIGTRAPVTVVADRTVAHMSDFVCGANEAGFHYTGANWGRDVAEPAIVADLRNVVAGDASPDGQGALAIERGIEVGHVFQLGTAYSESMKATFLDENGKPAPLQMGCYGIGVTRILGAAIEQNFDDKGIIWPASIAPFEVVLCPMGMDRSELVKEETEKLYAALQGAGVDVIVDDRGLRPGAMFADWELIGVPHRIVIGERGLKEGKLEYQGRRDAEATGVAPDEIVAFIQGQMAQ; encoded by the coding sequence ATGCGCGCCTCCCGTTTTTTTATTTCCACACTTAAAGATGCACCTTCTGACGCGGAAATCGTCAGCCACCAATTGATGATGCGTGCAGGCATGATCAAACGCCTCGGTTCCGGCATCTATACCTACATGCCGATGGGCTTGCGCGTGATCCGCAAGGTGGAAGCCATCATCCGTGACGAGATGAACAAAGCCGCCGGTATCGAACTGCTGATGCCGCTCGTGCAGCCGGCCGAACTGTGGCAAGAGACGGGCCGCTGGACCAAGATGGGCGACGAACTGATGCGCGTGAAAGACCGCCACGGCCGCGAATACGCGATCCAGCCGACGTCGGAAGAAGTCATCACCGACGTCGTGCGCACGGAAATCAAGTCCTACCGCCAGCTGCCGTTGAACTTTTATCATATCCAGACCAAGTTCCGCGACGAGCGCCGCCCCCGCTTCGGCCTGATGCGGGGCCGCGAATTCACGATGAAGGACGCCTACTCGTTCGACCGCGACCTGGCCGGCATGCAAGCGTCGTACAAGGTCATGTTTGACGCCTACACGCGCATCTTCACGCGCTTCGGCCTGAAATTCCGCGCCGTGGCCGCCGACAACGGCGCCATCGGCGGTTCCGGTTCGCATGAATTCCACGTCATCGCCCACACGGGTGAAGACGCGCTCGTGTACTGCCCGACGTCCGACTACGCGGCCAACATGGAAGCGGCCGAAGCGCTGCCGCCAGCGGGCGAGCGCCCGGCCGCAGCCCAGGCGCTGACGAAAACGGCCACGCCGGACACCGTCAAGTGCGAAACCGTGGCGGCCTTGCTGGGTATCGAGCTGTCGCGCACCGTGAAAACCATCGCCCTGACGGTCGATACGACGGACAAGGATGACAAAGTCACGCAACAGCATTTCATGCTGCTGCTGCGCGGCGACCATGAATTGAACGAGATCAAGGTGGGCAAGGTTGCAGGCCTGGCCGGTCACCGTTTCTCGACGGAAGCGGAAATCCTGGAAGTCTACGGCACGATTCCCGGCTACCTGGGTCCGATCGGCACCCGCGCCCCCGTCACCGTGGTGGCGGACCGCACGGTCGCCCACATGAGCGACTTCGTCTGCGGCGCGAATGAGGCTGGTTTCCATTACACGGGCGCCAACTGGGGCCGCGACGTGGCCGAGCCAGCCATCGTGGCCGACTTGCGCAACGTCGTCGCCGGCGACGCGTCGCCGGACGGCCAGGGCGCGTTGGCCATTGAGCGCGGCATCGAAGTAGGCCACGTGTTCCAGCTGGGTACGGCGTACTCGGAAAGCATGAAAGCCACCTTCCTCGACGAGAACGGCAAGCCTGCGCCGCTGCAGATGGGTTGCTACGGCATCGGCGTGACGCGCATCCTGGGCGCCGCCATCGAACAGAACTTCGATGACAAGGGCATCATCTGGCCCGCGTCGATCGCGCCGTTTGAAGTCGTGCTGTGCCCGATGGGCATGGACCGCAGCGAACTGGTCAAGGAAGAGACGGAGAAGCTGTACGCGGCCCTGCAAGGCGCTGGCGTGGACGTCATCGTCGACGACCGCGGCTTGCGCCCTGGCGCCATGTTTGCTGACTGGGAACTGATTGGCGTGCCGCACCGCATCGTCATCGGCGAACGGGGCCTGAAAGAAGGCAAACTGGAATACCAGGGCCGCCGCGACGCGGAAGCGACTGGCGTGGCGCCGGACGAGATCGTCGCCTTCATCCAGGGCCAAATGGCGCAGTGA
- a CDS encoding RNA pyrophosphohydrolase: MLDREGFRPNVGIILLNAQNEVWWGKRVREHSWQFPQGGIKYGETPEQAMFRELEEEIGLRQEHVKIVGRTRDWLRYEVPDHFIKREIRGHYRGQKQIWFLLRMCARDNDVNLRLTDHPEFDAWRWHEYWVPLDVVIEFKRDVYQRALQELSRFLTWPVHGNAQQAQRHTSRYLRQPHAPRPQDGAALAKPCDGIAAEGCTPELIVPGKG, from the coding sequence ATGCTCGACCGTGAAGGGTTTCGGCCCAACGTCGGCATCATCCTGCTAAACGCCCAGAACGAGGTGTGGTGGGGCAAGCGGGTGCGCGAGCACTCATGGCAGTTTCCACAAGGCGGTATCAAATATGGCGAAACACCGGAACAAGCCATGTTTCGCGAACTTGAAGAGGAAATCGGACTCAGACAGGAACACGTCAAAATTGTCGGCCGCACCCGCGACTGGCTGCGCTATGAAGTGCCAGACCACTTCATCAAACGCGAGATTCGCGGCCATTACCGTGGCCAGAAGCAGATTTGGTTTCTGCTGAGAATGTGCGCGCGCGATAACGACGTCAATCTGCGCCTGACCGACCATCCCGAGTTCGACGCCTGGCGCTGGCATGAATACTGGGTCCCGCTCGATGTCGTCATTGAATTTAAACGCGATGTATACCAGCGCGCCTTGCAGGAGCTGTCCCGCTTCCTGACCTGGCCCGTGCATGGCAACGCACAGCAAGCGCAACGCCACACCTCGCGCTACCTGCGCCAGCCCCATGCGCCACGCCCGCAGGACGGCGCGGCACTGGCCAAGCCTTGCGACGGCATCGCCGCCGAAGGGTGTACGCCGGAGCTGATCGTGCCGGGCAAGGGGTAG
- the mqo gene encoding malate dehydrogenase (quinone) gives MRKSLLLLMSCLILAACDKTPPASSEKPVDVLLIGAGTMSATLGSMLKELDPSLTMEMVERLDSVAAESSDAMNNAGTGHSAFAELNYTPEAADGSIETKKAVAINEQFEISKQFWAYQVANKHLGAPQTFINNVPHMAFVWGDDNIAFLKKRYAALQKENLFKGMLFSEDQAQIAQWAPLVMQGRDQGQKVAATRMDIGTDVNFGNLTRGLVKYLTDSHGMVLHLRHQVEDIQRGADGVWNVTVKDLAAGKEKIVRAKFVFIGAGGGSLPLLEKSGIPEAKGYGGVPVGGQWLVTTNPELVAAHAAKVYGKASVGSPPMSVPHLDTRIIDGKKALLFGPFATFSTKFLKNGSWIDLPASIGTGNVKPMLQAGYDNIPLTKYLVEQVMNTPEDRLKTLREYLPNAKMEDWTLQNAGQRVQIVKDDPVKGGLLQFGTEVVGAADGSIVALLGASPGASTAPPIMIKVLQTAFKSRLATPEWQAKMLEMVPSYGQKLNNDPALANKIRHYSSNILGLKAITLDVAPAPAPAPAAN, from the coding sequence ATGCGTAAATCGCTATTACTTTTGATGTCGTGCCTGATCCTGGCGGCATGTGACAAGACCCCTCCGGCCTCGTCCGAAAAACCGGTCGACGTGCTGCTGATCGGCGCCGGCACCATGAGCGCCACCCTGGGCAGCATGCTCAAGGAACTCGATCCGTCGCTGACGATGGAAATGGTCGAACGCCTCGATTCCGTGGCCGCCGAAAGTTCGGACGCGATGAACAACGCAGGCACGGGCCACTCGGCGTTTGCCGAACTGAACTACACGCCGGAAGCGGCCGATGGCAGCATCGAGACCAAGAAAGCCGTCGCCATCAACGAGCAATTCGAAATTTCCAAGCAATTCTGGGCTTATCAGGTCGCCAACAAGCACCTGGGCGCGCCGCAAACCTTCATCAACAACGTGCCGCACATGGCCTTTGTCTGGGGTGACGACAATATTGCCTTTTTGAAGAAGCGCTATGCCGCGCTGCAAAAGGAAAACCTGTTCAAGGGCATGCTGTTCTCGGAAGACCAGGCGCAGATCGCGCAATGGGCGCCGCTCGTCATGCAAGGGCGCGACCAGGGCCAGAAAGTGGCGGCGACGCGCATGGACATCGGTACCGACGTCAATTTCGGCAACCTCACGCGCGGTCTCGTGAAGTATCTGACGGACAGCCATGGCATGGTCCTGCACCTGCGCCACCAGGTGGAAGACATCCAGCGCGGCGCTGATGGCGTGTGGAACGTGACGGTAAAAGACCTGGCCGCCGGCAAGGAAAAAATTGTGCGCGCCAAGTTCGTCTTCATCGGCGCCGGCGGCGGTTCGCTGCCGCTGCTGGAAAAATCGGGCATCCCGGAAGCCAAGGGCTACGGCGGCGTGCCGGTGGGCGGCCAATGGCTGGTCACCACGAATCCGGAACTGGTGGCGGCGCATGCGGCCAAGGTCTACGGCAAGGCATCCGTCGGTTCGCCGCCGATGTCCGTGCCGCATCTCGATACGCGCATCATCGATGGCAAGAAAGCGCTGCTGTTTGGCCCGTTTGCCACCTTCTCGACCAAGTTCCTGAAAAACGGTTCGTGGATCGACTTGCCTGCCTCTATCGGCACGGGCAATGTGAAACCGATGCTGCAAGCTGGCTACGACAATATTCCGCTGACCAAATACCTGGTGGAACAGGTCATGAACACGCCGGAAGACCGTTTGAAAACCCTGCGCGAATATTTGCCGAACGCCAAGATGGAAGACTGGACCTTGCAAAACGCTGGCCAGCGCGTGCAGATCGTCAAGGATGACCCGGTCAAAGGCGGCTTGCTGCAGTTCGGCACGGAAGTCGTCGGCGCCGCCGATGGCAGCATCGTTGCCCTGCTGGGCGCCTCGCCAGGCGCTTCGACCGCGCCGCCGATCATGATCAAGGTGCTGCAAACGGCATTCAAGAGCCGTCTGGCCACGCCGGAATGGCAAGCGAAGATGCTGGAAATGGTGCCGTCGTACGGCCAAAAGCTGAACAACGATCCGGCCCTGGCCAACAAGATTCGCCACTACAGCAGCAATATCCTGGGCCTGAAAGCGATCACGCTGGATGTGGCACCAGCGCCGGCACCGGCGCCTGCGGCAAACTAA
- a CDS encoding DUF1841 family protein: MFNPSSDDVRRFFCDTLRKHRAHDILTPMEAIALDWILEHPEYENELSDVEAALARDYSVEGGQANPFLHLSMHLSITEQVQVDQPRGIRPAVQQLTQRLDSAHAAQHEVMECLGQMIWASQRSGLPPDTEAYIDCVRRR, encoded by the coding sequence ATGTTCAACCCCTCTTCCGACGACGTGCGCCGCTTCTTTTGCGACACCTTGCGCAAGCACCGCGCCCATGACATCCTCACGCCGATGGAAGCCATCGCGCTCGACTGGATCCTCGAACATCCCGAGTATGAAAACGAGCTCTCCGATGTGGAAGCGGCGCTGGCGCGCGATTACTCCGTCGAAGGCGGGCAAGCCAATCCTTTCCTGCACCTGTCCATGCATCTGTCGATCACGGAACAAGTGCAGGTGGACCAGCCGCGCGGCATCCGCCCGGCCGTGCAGCAACTCACGCAGCGCCTCGATTCGGCCCATGCCGCCCAGCACGAAGTGATGGAATGCCTGGGCCAGATGATCTGGGCTTCGCAGCGCTCGGGCTTGCCGCCCGATACGGAAGCGTATATCGACTGCGTGCGGCGCCGCTGA